A window of the Bacillota bacterium genome harbors these coding sequences:
- a CDS encoding polyribonucleotide nucleotidyltransferase, translating into MEKRVYSTTLAGRPLTVEIGEVARQANGACLVRYGDTVVLVTAVMSRETREGIDFFPLRVDFEERQYAAGRIPGSFFRREGRPSERAVLSARLMDRPIRPLFPKGLTNEVQVVCTVLSFDGDNQPDILGILGESIALSISDIPFNGPIAGVTVGMVDGNFVLNPTLEQYQASRLDLTVAGTRDAVIMVEGNADQLPEEDILAAMDFAHKAIRQLIEWQDGIVAELGQPKFAFTPVSVPPDLEEAVRSEATAPIRSSLRNPDKLAREEALATAKETLLASLLERFPEQEKAVATVLDAVEREQLRQMILDEKVRPDGRRPDEIRPVSCRVGLLPRTHGSALFTRGQTQALTVAALGALEDRQFLDSLGEPEEYKRYLHHYNFPPYSTGEVRPLRAPGRREIGHGRLAEMALQRMIPSEEEFPYTIRLVSEILESNGSSSMASVCGSTLALMDAGVPIREPVAGIAMGLISEGEQVEILSDIQGIEDHLGDMDFKVAGTRNGITAMQLDAKIQGVDRLILARALEQARQGRLFILGKMLEAIDRPRPELSPYAPRILTLQIHPDRIRDVIGPGGRTINRIVQETGAKIDVEETGKIYVATPDLEAAQRAVAMIHELTHEVTPGEVYLGKVVRLTNFGAFVELLPGKDGLVHISQLSTGPERVGRVEDVVSLGDRILVKVTEIDELGRVNLSRRDALRQFPERAEEEELHRKPAPPDHHGPAGHGAGKGAVKDGRAPGADEAERAPRHRSRHGHPHRGGGSGSPGSN; encoded by the coding sequence CGGCAGTACGCGGCGGGGCGGATCCCGGGCAGCTTCTTCCGCCGCGAGGGCAGGCCGAGCGAACGGGCGGTCCTCTCCGCCCGCCTCATGGACAGGCCCATCCGCCCGCTCTTCCCCAAGGGGCTGACCAACGAGGTCCAGGTCGTCTGCACCGTCCTCTCCTTCGACGGCGACAACCAGCCGGACATCCTGGGCATCCTGGGCGAGAGCATCGCCCTCTCCATCTCCGACATCCCGTTCAACGGGCCGATCGCCGGTGTCACGGTGGGCATGGTCGACGGCAACTTCGTCCTCAACCCGACGCTCGAACAGTACCAGGCGTCGCGCCTGGACCTGACCGTGGCGGGCACCCGCGACGCGGTGATCATGGTCGAGGGGAACGCCGACCAGCTGCCGGAGGAAGACATCCTGGCGGCGATGGACTTCGCCCACAAGGCGATCCGCCAGCTGATCGAATGGCAGGACGGGATCGTGGCCGAGCTGGGCCAGCCCAAGTTCGCCTTCACGCCCGTCAGCGTCCCCCCCGATCTGGAGGAAGCGGTCCGCAGCGAAGCCACCGCGCCGATCCGGAGCTCGCTCCGCAACCCCGACAAGCTGGCCCGGGAGGAGGCGCTGGCCACCGCCAAGGAGACGCTCCTCGCCAGCCTGCTGGAACGCTTCCCCGAGCAGGAGAAGGCGGTCGCCACCGTGCTCGACGCCGTCGAGCGCGAGCAGCTCCGCCAGATGATCCTCGACGAGAAGGTCCGGCCCGACGGGCGCCGCCCGGACGAGATACGGCCGGTCAGCTGCCGCGTGGGGCTCCTGCCCCGGACGCACGGCTCGGCGCTCTTCACGCGAGGGCAGACGCAGGCGCTGACCGTGGCCGCCCTGGGCGCGCTGGAGGACCGGCAGTTCCTCGACTCCCTGGGCGAGCCGGAGGAGTACAAACGCTACCTCCACCACTACAACTTCCCGCCATATTCCACCGGCGAGGTGCGGCCGCTGCGGGCGCCCGGCCGGCGCGAGATCGGCCACGGGCGGCTGGCGGAGATGGCGCTCCAGCGGATGATCCCCTCCGAGGAAGAGTTCCCCTACACCATCCGGCTGGTCTCCGAGATCCTGGAGTCCAACGGCTCCTCCTCCATGGCCTCGGTCTGCGGCAGCACGCTGGCGCTGATGGACGCCGGCGTCCCCATCCGGGAGCCTGTCGCCGGGATCGCCATGGGCCTGATCAGCGAGGGCGAGCAGGTGGAGATCCTCTCGGACATCCAGGGCATCGAGGATCATCTGGGCGACATGGACTTCAAGGTGGCCGGCACGCGCAACGGGATCACCGCCATGCAGCTGGACGCCAAGATCCAGGGCGTCGACCGGCTGATCCTGGCGCGGGCGCTGGAGCAGGCGCGCCAGGGTCGGCTCTTCATCCTGGGCAAGATGCTGGAGGCCATCGACAGGCCTCGCCCCGAGCTCTCGCCGTACGCGCCCCGCATCCTCACGCTGCAGATCCATCCGGACCGGATCCGCGACGTCATCGGCCCGGGTGGCCGGACCATCAACCGCATCGTCCAGGAGACCGGCGCCAAGATCGACGTGGAGGAGACGGGCAAGATCTACGTGGCCACGCCCGACCTGGAGGCGGCCCAGCGCGCGGTGGCCATGATCCACGAGCTGACCCACGAGGTGACGCCGGGCGAGGTCTACCTCGGCAAGGTGGTCCGGCTGACCAACTTCGGCGCCTTCGTCGAGCTGCTGCCCGGGAAGGACGGCCTGGTCCACATCTCCCAGCTCAGCACCGGCCCCGAGCGGGTCGGGCGGGTGGAGGACGTGGTCTCCCTGGGCGACCGGATCCTGGTCAAGGTGACCGAGATCGACGAGCTCGGCCGGGTCAACCTCTCCCGCCGCGACGCGCTTCGCCAGTTCCCCGAGCGCGCCGAGGAGGAGGAGCTCCATCGCAAACCCGCACCTCCCGATCATCACGGTCCCGCCGGGCACGGCGCGGGCAAGGGCGCCGTCAAGGACGGGCGTGCGCCGGGGGCGGACGAGGCGGAACGTGCTCCGCGCCACCGTTCGCGCCACGGCCACCCGCACCGGGGAGGCGGCTCCGGCAGCCCCGGCTCGAACTGA
- a CDS encoding VanW family protein, with protein sequence MLAAGGAVPRVERLLFGVRAGVTLDGQPMGGLLPAEVRSRVERMAHARYRPPRDARVERRTGRILPERAGEQIDVAATVRAVLNAPAGGRVRAVRLPIEPRITARLLRSMTRELGGYRTWLEGSWERVHNIEVGASSLDYVLVRPGEVFSFWKVLGEPTRERGYLDAPVISGEAFVPGLGGGLCQVSSTLYNAVLDAHLEVVERHAHSLAVDYVPPGRDATVAWDMLDFRFRNDSDGPILIRAAIEGWQLHVWILAPAQASAGGSTN encoded by the coding sequence GTGCTGGCGGCGGGCGGTGCCGTGCCGCGGGTGGAACGGCTCCTCTTCGGCGTCCGTGCGGGTGTCACCCTGGACGGCCAGCCCATGGGCGGTCTCCTGCCGGCCGAGGTCCGCTCCAGGGTGGAGAGGATGGCCCACGCCCGGTACCGGCCGCCACGGGACGCCCGCGTCGAGCGCCGCACGGGGCGGATCCTCCCGGAAAGGGCCGGCGAGCAGATCGACGTGGCGGCGACGGTCCGGGCGGTCCTGAACGCACCGGCCGGCGGCCGCGTCCGCGCCGTCCGGCTGCCCATCGAGCCCCGCATCACGGCCAGGCTCCTGCGCTCCATGACCCGCGAGCTGGGCGGCTACCGCACCTGGTTGGAGGGAAGCTGGGAGCGGGTGCACAACATCGAGGTGGGCGCCTCCTCGCTCGACTACGTGCTGGTCCGGCCGGGGGAGGTCTTCTCCTTCTGGAAGGTGCTGGGCGAGCCGACACGGGAGCGGGGCTACCTGGACGCACCCGTCATCTCCGGCGAGGCCTTCGTGCCCGGTCTGGGCGGCGGGCTCTGCCAGGTCTCCTCCACCCTGTACAACGCCGTCCTGGACGCCCACCTGGAGGTGGTGGAGCGGCACGCCCACAGCCTCGCGGTGGATTACGTGCCGCCCGGACGGGACGCGACGGTCGCCTGGGACATGCTCGACTTCCGCTTCCGCAACGACAGCGACGGGCCCATCCTGATCCGCGCCGCCATCGAGGGCTGGCAGCTGCACGTCTGGATCCTGGCTCCGGCGCAGGCTTCGGCAGGCGGCTCGACGAACTAG
- a CDS encoding dUTPase, giving the protein MGHVVDAGRAEDRLGDIFLRQKELDDEIARLRSLDFPPEVWAEKVSLALIGELIEVLETLNFKWWKNRQTVDRAAVREELADVLHFFVSLCLHLGVGPQELYEAYVQKQRENLARQHGRSSRAGYAALPPEEGESHALE; this is encoded by the coding sequence GTGGGGCACGTGGTCGACGCGGGGAGGGCGGAGGATCGCCTGGGCGACATCTTCTTGCGGCAGAAGGAGCTGGACGACGAGATCGCGCGCCTCCGCTCCCTGGACTTCCCCCCGGAGGTCTGGGCGGAGAAGGTGAGCCTCGCCCTGATCGGTGAGCTGATCGAGGTTCTGGAGACGCTCAATTTCAAATGGTGGAAGAACCGGCAGACCGTCGACCGGGCGGCCGTGCGGGAAGAGCTGGCCGACGTCCTCCACTTCTTCGTCAGCCTCTGCCTCCACCTGGGCGTGGGACCCCAGGAGCTCTACGAGGCGTACGTCCAGAAGCAGCGGGAGAACCTGGCGCGGCAGCACGGCCGCTCGAGCCGGGCGGGCTACGCCGCCCTCCCGCCCGAGGAAGGGGAGAGCCATGCTCTGGAGTGA
- a CDS encoding YlmC/YmxH family sporulation protein: MLWSELEGKEIINLRDGEKLGRMSDADLVIDPATGQIQALAVESGWRPLGGRRLWEIPWSEVRRIGSEVVIVDVDPGAVRL, from the coding sequence ATGCTCTGGAGTGAGCTGGAGGGGAAGGAGATCATCAACCTCCGCGACGGCGAGAAGCTTGGCCGGATGTCCGACGCCGACCTGGTGATCGATCCGGCGACCGGCCAGATCCAGGCGCTGGCGGTGGAGAGCGGTTGGCGCCCCCTGGGCGGCCGCAGGCTCTGGGAGATCCCCTGGTCGGAGGTGCGCCGGATCGGCAGCGAAGTCGTGATCGTCGACGTCGATCCCGGCGCCGTCCGGCTCTGA
- the dapB gene encoding 4-hydroxy-tetrahydrodipicolinate reductase codes for MSGTVRVVVAGATGRTGSAVTRGLLAADGIEVVGAVAHRHAGEPLSAHLGVPTALQVEGDLATCLEREQPDVLVDFTLPAVAGGNALLALERGVRPVVGTTGLADEEVDAIRQRAQELRLGAAVIPNFSFGILLLSRFAREATRFFPKVEVVELHHDTKLDVPSGTALHLAEALEAAGARAPVPIHSVRLPGFVARHTLIFGGTGETLTLTHDSSSRDSFAPGVILAVRRVLQLDHAVFDLGELVG; via the coding sequence ATGAGCGGCACGGTGCGGGTCGTGGTGGCGGGGGCCACGGGCAGGACCGGCAGCGCGGTCACGCGGGGCCTGCTGGCGGCGGACGGGATCGAGGTGGTGGGGGCGGTCGCCCACCGCCACGCGGGGGAGCCGCTCAGCGCCCATCTGGGCGTTCCCACCGCGCTGCAGGTGGAGGGGGACCTGGCGACCTGCCTGGAGCGGGAGCAGCCCGACGTGCTGGTGGACTTCACGCTGCCCGCGGTGGCAGGGGGGAATGCCCTCCTCGCCCTGGAGCGGGGCGTCCGGCCGGTGGTGGGGACGACCGGGCTGGCCGACGAGGAGGTGGACGCCATCCGCCAGCGGGCGCAGGAGCTCCGCCTGGGCGCCGCGGTCATCCCCAACTTCTCCTTCGGCATCCTCCTGCTGAGCCGCTTCGCCCGCGAGGCGACCCGCTTCTTTCCCAAGGTGGAGGTGGTGGAGCTCCACCACGACACCAAGCTGGACGTCCCGTCGGGGACCGCGCTCCACCTGGCGGAGGCGCTGGAGGCGGCGGGCGCGCGTGCCCCGGTGCCCATCCACAGCGTCCGCCTGCCGGGCTTCGTCGCCCGGCACACCCTGATCTTCGGCGGCACCGGGGAGACGCTCACCCTCACCCACGACAGCTCGAGCCGCGACTCCTTCGCGCCGGGCGTCATCCTGGCGGTGCGGCGCGTCCTGCAACTGGACCACGCCGTCTTCGACCTGGGGGAGCTGGTCGGCTAG
- a CDS encoding NAD(P)-dependent oxidoreductase has translation MRVRRGERIAFLGGGRREARAAARLRQEGLEVLEIRRGDGWDEAGAAEAFAGLRALILPLASVGPTPEVPEEGVPAWRLDPGWLAALPAGTPLLFGRPASGPAEPVLEEILRRHPAVALLERDDFAWLNAVATAEGAILAAAERLERTLAGARLLVLGYGRVGRTLARLLAAWNSRVLVLAATAPQRAEARADGLEAAPLEALTRVVREADLLFNTVPAPLLGAELFLARPALPVLDLASRPGGLDPALRERPPEGYQILPNIPERYAPASAGEVLAEVILEVLRVEWKRG, from the coding sequence GTGAGGGTGCGTCGCGGGGAACGGATCGCCTTCCTGGGCGGCGGGCGCAGGGAGGCCCGGGCGGCCGCGCGGCTCCGCCAGGAGGGGCTGGAGGTCCTGGAGATCCGCCGCGGGGACGGCTGGGACGAGGCGGGCGCGGCGGAGGCCTTCGCCGGCCTTCGGGCGCTGATCCTGCCGCTGGCCAGCGTCGGCCCCACCCCCGAGGTCCCCGAGGAAGGCGTTCCCGCCTGGCGCCTGGACCCCGGCTGGTTGGCGGCGCTCCCCGCGGGCACCCCGCTCCTCTTCGGCCGCCCGGCCTCCGGCCCTGCCGAACCGGTCCTGGAGGAGATCCTCCGGCGCCACCCGGCCGTCGCCCTTCTGGAGCGCGACGACTTCGCCTGGCTCAACGCGGTGGCCACCGCCGAGGGCGCCATCCTGGCGGCCGCGGAACGGCTGGAGCGGACGCTGGCGGGCGCGCGCCTCCTGGTGCTCGGCTACGGCCGCGTCGGCAGGACGCTCGCCCGCCTCCTCGCCGCATGGAACAGCCGCGTGCTCGTCCTGGCCGCGACCGCGCCCCAACGCGCAGAGGCCCGCGCCGACGGCCTCGAGGCGGCGCCGCTGGAGGCGCTGACCCGGGTGGTTCGGGAGGCCGACCTGCTCTTCAACACGGTGCCGGCGCCGCTCCTGGGTGCCGAACTCTTCCTCGCCCGCCCGGCCCTGCCGGTCCTGGACCTCGCCTCCAGGCCGGGGGGGCTCGATCCTGCCCTCCGGGAGCGCCCGCCGGAAGGGTATCAGATCCTGCCCAACATCCCCGAGCGTTACGCGCCCGCCAGCGCCGGCGAGGTGCTGGCCGAGGTGATCCTGGAGGTCTTGCGGGTGGAGTGGAAAAGGGGGTAA
- the dpaB gene encoding dipicolinate synthase subunit B, whose protein sequence is MRFGGLRLGWALTGSHHTVAHVFPVMERLRAEGAEIIPILSQTLATTATRYGDPETWFSRVEEITGQAPLTTIPEVEPFGPNRTLDLLAVVPCTGNTMAKLANAINDTAVTMAVKAQLRNGRPVVLSITTNDALGLNAVNLGRLLNAKNIYFVPFGQDDPLAKPNSLVAHLDLVPETIEAALAGRQLQPLLRSWPAGER, encoded by the coding sequence ATGCGATTCGGGGGTCTGCGCCTGGGCTGGGCCCTGACGGGCTCCCACCACACGGTCGCCCACGTCTTTCCGGTGATGGAGAGGCTCCGGGCCGAAGGGGCTGAGATCATCCCGATCCTCTCCCAGACCCTGGCCACCACGGCGACGCGCTACGGGGACCCGGAGACGTGGTTCAGCCGGGTGGAGGAGATCACCGGGCAAGCCCCGCTGACCACGATTCCGGAGGTGGAACCCTTCGGGCCCAACCGGACGCTGGATCTCCTGGCCGTGGTCCCCTGCACCGGCAACACGATGGCCAAGCTGGCCAACGCGATCAACGACACCGCCGTCACCATGGCGGTCAAGGCGCAGCTCCGGAACGGCCGCCCGGTGGTCCTGAGCATCACCACCAACGACGCCCTGGGGCTGAACGCGGTCAACCTGGGCAGGCTCCTGAACGCCAAGAACATCTATTTCGTCCCGTTCGGCCAGGACGATCCGCTCGCCAAGCCGAACTCGCTGGTGGCCCACCTCGACCTGGTGCCGGAGACCATCGAGGCGGCGCTGGCGGGGCGCCAGCTGCAGCCGCTCCTGCGCAGCTGGCCGGCGGGAGAGCGGTGA
- a CDS encoding aspartate-semialdehyde dehydrogenase — MEGVRVGIVGATGMVGRTLLEVLEDRRFPVGELRPMATERSAGRRVRFRGEELEVEEALPERFDGLDLVFIAAGDAASRELAPEAVRRGAVVVDKSNAFRMSDGVPLVVPEVNPEAVADHQGILASPNCSTIQLVVALAPLIREAGVERVWVSTYQSVSGTGQQAVEELEQEVRAWQSGRQPERSPSSPYLHPIAFNLLPHCDRPEEGGFTREEMKLLRESRKILGLPGLRLSATAVRVPVFVGHGESVVFQPSRPLSADEARALLAEAAGIRLADAVEAGEYPTPLQAAGRDEVWVGRIRPDLALEGALDLWIVADNLRKGAATNAVQIAELLLERGQL; from the coding sequence TTGGAAGGAGTCCGGGTCGGGATCGTGGGCGCCACCGGGATGGTGGGCAGGACGCTGCTGGAGGTCCTGGAGGACCGCCGCTTCCCGGTGGGCGAGCTGCGGCCCATGGCGACCGAGCGCTCGGCCGGGCGGAGGGTCCGCTTCCGTGGCGAGGAGCTGGAGGTGGAGGAGGCGCTGCCCGAGCGCTTCGACGGGCTCGACCTGGTCTTCATCGCCGCCGGGGACGCGGCCAGCCGGGAGCTCGCCCCAGAGGCGGTCCGGCGCGGGGCGGTGGTGGTCGACAAGAGCAACGCCTTCCGCATGAGCGACGGGGTGCCGCTGGTGGTGCCCGAGGTCAACCCGGAGGCGGTGGCGGACCACCAGGGGATCCTGGCGAGCCCCAACTGTTCCACCATCCAGCTGGTGGTGGCGCTGGCGCCGCTCATCCGCGAGGCGGGCGTGGAGCGGGTCTGGGTTTCCACCTACCAGTCGGTCTCAGGCACCGGGCAGCAGGCGGTGGAAGAGCTGGAGCAGGAGGTGCGGGCCTGGCAGAGCGGGCGCCAGCCGGAGCGCTCCCCGTCGAGCCCCTACCTCCACCCCATCGCCTTCAACCTCCTGCCCCACTGCGACCGGCCGGAGGAGGGCGGGTTCACCCGGGAGGAGATGAAGCTCCTGCGCGAGAGCCGGAAGATCCTGGGCCTGCCCGGGCTCCGGCTGAGCGCCACCGCCGTGCGCGTACCGGTCTTCGTGGGGCACGGCGAGTCGGTGGTCTTCCAGCCCAGCCGCCCCCTGTCCGCCGACGAGGCGAGGGCACTGCTGGCGGAGGCGGCCGGCATCCGCCTGGCCGACGCGGTGGAGGCGGGGGAGTATCCGACGCCGCTGCAGGCGGCGGGGCGGGACGAGGTCTGGGTGGGGCGGATCCGCCCCGACCTGGCGCTGGAAGGGGCCCTGGACCTCTGGATCGTGGCCGACAACCTGCGCAAGGGCGCGGCGACCAACGCCGTGCAGATCGCCGAGCTGCTCCTCGAGCGCGGGCAGCTCTGA
- the dapG gene encoding aspartate kinase — MRIIVQKFGGTSVSDSERRAHVVQRVRSALSKGLRPVVVVSAMGRRGDPYATDTLLDQIRAVEPEPDPREEDLMISCGEVISATVLAATLRRAGVGRPVTLTGWQSGILTDHRFGDARILRVEPTPLLQRLEQGLLPVVTGFQGITEGGDVTTLGRGGSDTTAAALGVALHAEEVEIYSDVEGVMTADPRIVPDARTLHVLTYEEVLQMADLGSRIVHPRAVELAMQGSVPLRIRSTFSDGPGTLITHAFESAGAWADLYGGRIITGVAHMTDMCLVQVTGSPREGDGAGEGRLDSGAVNRRIFRPLAEAGVSVDLINVSPDRRSFIVREADAEKTRKILEPQGFGVSLLHGCAKVSVVGAGMRGLPGVMARVVEALAERGIEILQTSDSHVTISCLVRGEQMEEAVRALHEAFELGERPRV, encoded by the coding sequence GTGCGCATCATCGTGCAAAAGTTCGGCGGCACCTCGGTCTCCGACAGCGAGCGCAGGGCGCACGTGGTCCAGCGGGTCCGCTCGGCCCTCTCCAAGGGGCTGCGACCCGTGGTGGTGGTTTCGGCGATGGGGCGGCGGGGTGATCCCTACGCCACCGACACGCTCCTCGACCAGATCCGCGCGGTGGAGCCGGAACCCGACCCCCGGGAGGAAGACCTGATGATCTCCTGCGGCGAGGTGATCTCGGCGACCGTCCTGGCCGCCACCCTGCGCCGCGCGGGGGTCGGCCGGCCCGTCACCCTGACGGGCTGGCAGAGCGGCATCCTCACCGACCATCGCTTCGGCGACGCCCGCATCCTCCGGGTGGAGCCGACGCCGCTCCTGCAGCGACTGGAGCAGGGTCTGCTGCCCGTGGTCACCGGCTTTCAGGGGATCACCGAGGGGGGCGACGTGACCACGCTGGGGCGCGGCGGCAGCGACACCACGGCGGCGGCGCTGGGCGTGGCGCTCCACGCGGAAGAGGTGGAGATCTACTCGGACGTGGAGGGTGTCATGACCGCCGACCCGCGCATCGTCCCCGACGCGCGGACGCTCCACGTCCTCACCTACGAGGAAGTGTTGCAGATGGCCGACCTGGGCAGCCGCATCGTCCACCCGCGGGCGGTGGAGCTGGCGATGCAGGGGAGCGTGCCGCTGCGCATCCGGAGCACCTTCTCCGACGGTCCCGGCACGCTGATCACCCACGCGTTCGAGAGCGCCGGCGCCTGGGCCGACCTCTACGGCGGCCGGATCATCACCGGGGTGGCCCACATGACCGACATGTGCCTGGTCCAGGTGACGGGGAGCCCCCGGGAGGGCGACGGGGCGGGGGAGGGCCGGCTCGACTCGGGCGCCGTCAACCGGCGGATCTTCCGCCCCCTGGCCGAGGCGGGCGTCAGCGTCGACCTGATCAACGTCTCGCCCGACCGCCGTTCCTTCATCGTCCGCGAGGCGGACGCCGAGAAGACGCGAAAGATCCTGGAGCCCCAGGGCTTCGGGGTCTCGCTCCTGCACGGCTGCGCCAAGGTCTCGGTGGTCGGCGCGGGGATGCGGGGACTGCCGGGCGTCATGGCGCGGGTGGTGGAGGCGCTGGCCGAGCGCGGGATCGAGATCCTCCAGACCTCCGACTCCCACGTCACCATCTCCTGCCTGGTCCGGGGCGAGCAGATGGAGGAGGCCGTCCGGGCGCTCCACGAAGCCTTCGAGCTGGGCGAACGACCCAGGGTGTGA
- the dapA gene encoding 4-hydroxy-tetrahydrodipicolinate synthase — MAAARLPGRVTVALVSPFDGRGELVPERAGELAHRLLEAGADGFLIGGSTAESPTLSDEELERLVAAVREAIGGRAPVYVGTGTYDTRASIRRSRKAEGWGADGILLVTPYYNKPPQEGLYRHFRSVAEAVSLPVMLYNVPGRTAVNLAPETVVRLVRDVPNIVALKQASGNFDETSEIVRRTEGRLAVYSGDDSLTLPMLAVGGVGVISVSGHLVPGRLAAMIDAFRRGDVEEARRIHLELLPLHRALFVTTNPIPVKWALERTGFPVGECRPPLAPLSEGGQAVVEAALRETGLIA; from the coding sequence ATGGCCGCAGCGAGGTTGCCGGGTCGGGTGACGGTGGCGCTGGTCAGCCCCTTCGACGGGCGGGGCGAGCTCGTGCCGGAACGGGCGGGCGAGCTGGCGCACCGGCTGCTGGAGGCGGGAGCGGACGGCTTCCTCATCGGGGGGAGCACGGCCGAGTCGCCCACCCTGTCCGACGAGGAGCTGGAGCGGCTGGTGGCGGCGGTGCGGGAGGCGATCGGCGGGCGGGCGCCCGTCTACGTGGGCACCGGCACCTACGACACCCGCGCCAGCATCCGGCGGAGCCGGAAGGCCGAGGGCTGGGGGGCCGACGGGATCCTCCTGGTGACGCCCTACTACAACAAACCGCCCCAGGAAGGGCTCTACCGCCACTTCCGCAGCGTGGCGGAGGCGGTCTCGCTACCCGTCATGCTCTACAACGTCCCCGGGCGGACCGCCGTCAATCTGGCGCCGGAGACGGTGGTCCGGCTGGTGCGGGACGTGCCCAACATCGTGGCGCTCAAACAGGCCTCGGGCAACTTCGACGAGACGTCGGAGATCGTCCGCCGGACCGAGGGCCGCCTGGCCGTCTACAGCGGCGACGACTCGCTGACGCTTCCGATGCTGGCGGTGGGCGGTGTGGGCGTGATCAGCGTCTCGGGGCACCTGGTGCCCGGACGGCTGGCCGCCATGATCGACGCCTTCCGGCGCGGCGACGTGGAGGAGGCGCGGCGCATCCACCTGGAGCTCCTTCCCCTGCACAGGGCGCTCTTCGTCACCACCAACCCCATCCCGGTCAAGTGGGCGCTGGAGCGGACGGGCTTCCCCGTGGGCGAGTGCCGGCCGCCGCTCGCCCCGCTCTCCGAGGGCGGGCAGGCGGTGGTGGAGGCGGCGCTGAGGGAGACCGGGCTGATCGCCTGA
- a CDS encoding ribonuclease J, translating to MIPLGGLGEIGKNMTVFEYGGDILIDDAGLAFPEDEMLGIDLVIPDFTYLKEHREKVRGLVITHGHEDHVGAVPYLLREIPVPVFASRLALGLIEEKLAEHHMQLPEGSRVYSPGERIAFGESFTVEPFRVNHSIPDAFGLAIRTPVGTVVHTGDFKIDQTPVDGQVADLQRMAELGREGVLLLMSDSTNAERPGYTPSEKTVGVTLERAMAMASGRVLVATFASNVHRIQQVISAAVRHHRHVAVVGRSMENTVQVALELGYLDVKPGTLISVEELKRYKGHQLAILTTGSQGEPLSALTRMATGDHRWVEIVPGDTVIISASPIPGNETMIYRTIDNLYHLGADVIYGIDNGVHVSGHASQEELKLVLNLVRPRYFLPVHGEWRHLIRHGRLAESVGIPKENVLIGENGSVFEIRPDSARISGKVTAGDILIDGLGVGDVGSIVLRDRKQLSQDGVLIVVVTMDRESHQVRGGPDVVSRGFVYVRESEPLMEGLKERVREALQACQAQGITEWNGIKAAVRDQAGHFLFERTHRRPMILPIIVEV from the coding sequence ATCATCCCGTTGGGCGGCCTGGGCGAGATCGGGAAGAACATGACCGTCTTCGAGTACGGGGGCGACATCCTGATCGACGACGCGGGGCTCGCCTTCCCCGAGGACGAGATGCTGGGGATCGACCTGGTCATCCCCGACTTCACGTATCTGAAGGAGCACCGGGAGAAGGTACGCGGGCTGGTGATCACCCACGGTCACGAGGACCACGTGGGGGCGGTCCCCTACCTGCTGCGCGAGATCCCGGTCCCCGTCTTCGCCTCGCGCCTGGCGCTGGGTCTCATCGAAGAGAAGTTGGCGGAGCACCACATGCAGCTGCCCGAAGGCTCCCGGGTCTACTCGCCGGGGGAGCGGATCGCCTTCGGGGAGAGCTTCACCGTCGAGCCTTTCCGGGTCAACCACTCCATCCCCGACGCCTTCGGGCTGGCGATTCGCACGCCGGTGGGGACGGTGGTCCACACCGGCGACTTCAAGATCGACCAGACGCCGGTGGACGGGCAGGTGGCCGACCTCCAGCGGATGGCCGAACTGGGCCGGGAGGGCGTCCTGCTGCTGATGTCCGACAGCACCAACGCCGAGCGCCCCGGCTATACGCCCTCGGAGAAGACGGTGGGCGTGACGCTGGAGCGGGCCATGGCCATGGCCAGCGGACGGGTGCTGGTGGCGACCTTCGCCTCCAACGTCCATCGCATCCAGCAGGTGATCAGCGCCGCCGTCCGGCACCACCGGCACGTGGCCGTGGTGGGCCGCAGCATGGAGAACACGGTCCAGGTGGCGCTGGAGCTGGGTTACCTCGACGTCAAGCCCGGCACGCTGATCAGCGTCGAGGAGCTGAAGCGCTACAAGGGTCACCAGCTGGCCATCCTGACCACCGGCAGCCAGGGCGAGCCGCTCTCGGCGCTCACCCGCATGGCCACCGGCGACCACCGCTGGGTGGAGATCGTGCCCGGGGACACCGTCATCATCTCCGCCTCGCCCATCCCGGGCAACGAGACGATGATCTACCGGACCATCGACAACCTCTACCACCTGGGGGCCGACGTGATCTACGGGATCGACAACGGCGTCCACGTCTCGGGCCACGCCAGCCAGGAAGAGCTGAAGCTCGTCCTCAACCTGGTCCGGCCGCGCTACTTCCTGCCGGTCCACGGCGAGTGGCGCCACCTGATCCGGCACGGGCGCCTCGCCGAGAGCGTGGGCATCCCCAAGGAGAACGTGCTGATCGGCGAGAACGGCTCGGTCTTCGAGATCCGGCCGGACAGCGCCCGCATCAGCGGCAAGGTGACGGCCGGCGACATCCTCATCGACGGGCTGGGCGTGGGCGACGTGGGCTCCATCGTCCTCCGCGACAGGAAGCAGCTCTCCCAGGACGGCGTGCTGATCGTCGTGGTCACCATGGACCGCGAGAGCCACCAGGTGCGGGGCGGGCCGGACGTGGTCTCGCGCGGCTTCGTCTACGTGCGCGAGTCCGAGCCGCTGATGGAGGGGTTGAAGGAGCGCGTCCGCGAGGCGCTCCAGGCCTGCCAGGCGCAGGGGATCACGGAGTGGAACGGGATCAAGGCGGCCGTCCGCGACCAGGCCGGTCACTTCCTGTTCGAGCGGACGCACCGCCGGCCGATGATCCTGCCCATCATCGTGGAGGTGTGA